The genomic region TGGTGCGCGCCACCTACACGGACGCCACGCGCAGCAGCGTCACGACCGTCGGCATCGTCTTCACCGAGGGCGACACCGACGCCATGCGCGCGCTCGACATCCGGTTCACCACCCAGCGTCTCGCAGGCCGCTCCGACCTGATGCCCCGTACCTACCCGGTCAAGGGCACCGTCGCCGCGGGCTTCGGTGACCGGCAGCGCGCCAGCTGGACGGTCCATGTCCTGACCGAGCTGCCCGCCGTCGTGTTCGCCGTGTCCGGCTTCGCCGACGGGCGCCCGGTCGCCGAGCCGCAGCCCGCCGCCGAGGCCATGGCCGCCGACGCCACGACCGCCCCGGCCCAGGCAGGGCTCGGCCACGAGGCGAAGGGCGTCGCCGACCGGGTCGAGCGCACCCTGCGCAGGACCGTCACCGACCTCACGGAGCAGCCGGAATGACCCGTCCCCGCCGGCTGCGGGCGCTCGCCGCCGTGGCCACGGCCACCGCCTTCGCGCTGCTGCCCGCCGTGCCCGCCCGGGCGGACGCCATCCGGGACCAGCAGTGGGGCCTGGAGGCCCTCCACACCGGAACGGCGTGGCAGACCACCAAGGGCAAGGGCATCACGGTCGCGGTCCTGGACACCGGGGTCGACGACGACCACCCCGACCTCGCCGGGCAGGTGCTTCCGGGCAAGGACCTCATCGGCTTCGGGGCCGAACCCGGCGACCGCTCCTGGGCCCTGCACGGCACCGCCATGGCCGGCATCATCGCGGGCCGCGGGAACGGCCCCGGCCGGGAGGACGGCGTGCTCGGCGTCGCCCCGGAAGCGAAGATCCTGCCCGTGCGGGTGATCCTGGAATCCGGCGACCCGTCGCGCGCCAAGGCCCGCGAGTCACGCGGGACCGCGCTCGCCGACGGCATCCGCTGGGCGGCCGACCACGGTGCCGACGTCATCAACCTCTCCCTCGGCGACGACAGCGAGTCGGCCCACCCGGAGCCCGGCGAGGACGCCGCCGTGCAGTACGCCCTGGGCAAGGGCGTCGCCGTCGTCGCCTCCGCGGGCAACAGCGGGGAGAAGGGCGACCGGATCTCCTACCCCGCCGCCTACCCCGGTGTGATCGCCGCGGCGGCCGTGGACGAGTACGGCACGCACGCCGCGTTCTCCACCCGCCGCTGGTACGCCACCGTCAGCGCGCCCGGCGTCGACATCGTCGTGGCCAACCCCGACCGGCACTACTACATCGAGTGGGGCACGTCCGCCGCGTCGGCGTTCGTCTCCGGAGCCGTGGCCCTCGTGCGCGCCGCGCACCCCGGCCTCTCTCCGGCACAGATCAAGACCCTGATCACCGACACCGCCGGCAACGCACCCTCCGGCGGCCGCGACGACGCCAGGGGCTACGGCATGGTCGACCCCGCCGCGGCGATCGAGGCGGGGGCGAAGCTGCGCCCCGAGGAGCTGAGCGCCCGGTCCGCGAAGGCCGGCTACCGCAAGGAGTACTTCGGGTCCGGCCCCGCCCCGCAGGGTGGTGACCGGGACCCCGCGGGCTGGCTGGCACCCGCTGCGGGCGGCCTCGGAGCCGTGCTGCTCGCCCTGGCCGTCGTGCTGTGGCGCGGCAGGGGAGCCGGCGGCCGAGCAGCGTCGCCCGTGCACGACCCGTTCCCCACCCGCCCCCTCCGCTGAGCGGACCGGCCTCAACCCGGTCCGGCCACCGCACCGGTCACGCCCACCGCGGCCTTCGCGACGGACTCCACGAGAGCGATGCCCGCCTCCTTCGTGGCGTGCCCGCGCGACAGCACCGCCACCAGCACGGTGTGCCCGCCGCTCTCCACCCGCCCGATGCTGTTGACGTCCCACAGCCCGGTCGTCGTCCGGGGCATCCAGCCGTTCTTCAGCACGGCGTCGGTGCCCGCCGCGGACACCCCCCACCGCTGGTCCGCCTCGACCTGTCCCATCAGCTCCGTGACGTACGCCCGCGAGGCCGCCGACAGCTCCGAATCCGCCCCGGACACCGCCTCCAGCAGCCGCACCTGGTCGGCGGCCGTGGTCTGGGTCAGCCCCCACGCGTGGGCCGCCTCCGTCCCGGTCAGCCCCAGCCGTTGGTTGGCCGCGTCGAGGGCCTCCTCCCCGCCGATCACCTTGAGCAGCTCGGTGGCCGAGGTGTTGTCGCTGCGCCGGATCATGGCCTCCGCGTACGCCTGTTCGGCGCCGTTCAGCTCCCGGTCCTCGTCCTGCGCCTTGAGCAGCAGCGCCGCCAGGATGTCGACCTTCACGATGCTGGCGGCGTCGTACGCCCCGTCCCCGTACACGGCTCTCGCGCCGCTCTCCGTGTCCAGCACGGCCACCGACATGTCGGCGCCGTCCGCCAGGGGCGCCAGCGCCTCGGCCAGCTCCGCGTCGAGATCCACCTCGGACTCCTCGCTCCGGCCTGCCGTGGCCGGCGGGCTCGGGGCGGACGATACGGCGGCCACGGCCGCGTGCGCGTCATCCGGGGAGTGAGCCACGAGATACGCACCTCCCGCGGCCGAACCGGCCAGCAGCACGACGGCGGCGGACACAAGGCCGGACAGCGCGGGCCTGCGCGTTCTGTGACGGGGCATGGCCCGGAGGCCAGGGAGCCCGGCCGGCAGCAGCCTGTGCCCCACCTGTCGCCCGGATGGGAGAGCCGACCCACTACGCTCCTCGTGTGGCGCTCAAGAACATCCCGGACCCCGGTTTCTCCGACGACGACGGCACTGCCTCGCCCGAACTGACGGCAGCCCTCGCGGCGTGGGCCGACGACAGGACGGCGATCGGCCCGGTCCTCGCGGCGCTCCGCGGCGCCCGGCTGCTCGTGCCGGTCGTCGCCGTCCTCGGCGAGGTCGAGGAGGACGAGAACGGTCTGCGCCGCGAGAAGACCAGCGACATGGCGGTGCCGACCCTGCAGGCCGGGGACCGGCGCGCGCTGCCCGCCTTCACCTCCACCGCGTCCCTGGCCCGCTGGGACCCGCAGGCGCGCCCCGTCGCCGTGCCCCTGCACCAGGCGCTGCAAGCCGCCGCGCACGAGAAGGCCGACACCGTGGTCCTCGATCTCGCGGGGCCCGTCGCCTTCGAGCTGACCGGCCCGGCGCTGCTCGCTCTGGCGGAGAACCGCACCAGTACGGACCCGCTCGACGACCCCGCCGTCGTCGCCGCGGTGCGGGACGCGGTCGCCGCCGAGCCCGCGGTGCTGCGCGCCCACCTCGGCCCCGGCCGGGCCGACGGCACCCTCGCCCTGGTCCTCTCCCCGGACGCCGTGGTCGGCGACGCCGCGCGCCGGGTCGCCGACGCGCTGTCGGCCAGCGAGGTGCTGCGCGCCCGGCTGGTGCGCGGGATCGACCTGGCGCTGCTGCCGGCCGACGCCGACGCCCCGGGCGAGCCGCTGTTCAGCCGCTGACGCACGAGAGCCCGCCGCCTGGGACGGGCGACGGGCTCAAGAGGTGCGGGGGTGACTAGCCGTAGACGGGACCGGTGTACTTCTCGCCCGGCCCCCGGCCCGGCTCGTCCGGCACGAGCGAGGCCTCCCGGAAGGCCAGCTGGAGCGACTTCAGGCCGTCGCGCAGCGGCGAGGCGTGGAAGGTGCTGATCTCGGTGGCGCTCGCGTCGAGCAGCCCGGCCAGCGCATGGACCAGCTTGCGCGCCTCGTCCAGGTCCTTGTGCTGCTCGCCCTCCTCGGTCAGGCCGAGCTTCACGGCTGCCGCGCTCATCAGATTGACGGCGACGGTCACGATCACCTCGACCGCGGGAACCTCCGCGATGTCGCGGGCCATGTCGTCGAAGCCGGGGTTCTCGGTGCTGGGAGTGGTCGCGTCGCTCATGCCCCACACGATAAGGCCAGGCGGTGCGTGCCCTTCCTGCGGGAGCGTTGTGAGACACGGGATTAGCGCACGCGGGGGCGGGCTGCTAACCTTGTGTAACGACCGGCCGGACATCTATGTGTCTGGCCCACAAGTGGAGGCTCCGATCTCCCACCTGACCGTCCTCCGGGACGGCGGGTCACCGGTCAGGTGGCAGCCATCGTTCCGTACGGACGATGGGGCCGCCCGATTGCGCCCCGCGGTTGCACGCGACGGTGTTCCGGTATTTCCAGGAGCCCCGCCTGTGTCCCGTCCGGGGCATTTCTGCTTTTCCGGCTCGGTTGGTCATACATAAGACGTTACGCGGCTGTCCGCCAGGCGGTCGCGTGGTGCTACCGAGGAGGATCCATCAGCGCCGAGCCCCGCATCAACGACCGGATTCGCGTTCCCGAGGTGCGACTTGTCGGTCCCAGCGGCGAGCAGGTCGGGATTGTTCCGCTTGCCAAGGCCCTGGAGCTCGCACAGGAGTACGACCTCGACCTGGTCGAGGTGGCGGCGACAGCCCGTCCCCCCGTGTGCAAGCTCATGGACTACGGGAAGTTCAAGTACGAGTCGGCCATGAAGGCCCGTGAGGCGCGCAAGAACCAGGCGCACACGGTCATCAAGGAAATGAAGCTCCGGCCGAAGATCGACCCGCACGACTACGACACCAAGAAGGGTCACGTCGTCCGGTTCCTCAAGCAGGGGGACAAGGTCAAGATCACGATCATGTTCCGCGGTCGTGAGCAGTCCCGCCCCGAGCTGGGCTTCCGGCTGCTCCAGCGTCTCGCTTCGGACGTCGAGGACCTCGGGTTCATCGAGTCCAACCCGAAGCAGGACGGCCGGAACATGATCATGGTTCTGGGCCCGCACAAGAAGAAGACCGAAGCCATGGCCGAAGCCCGTGAGGCCCAGGCCGCCCGCAAGGCGGAGCGTCAGGGATCCACCCCCGACGCCGAGTCCGAGGGTGACACCGCTGAGGCCCCGGCCGCAGCGGCCGAGGCTCCGGCCGAGACACCTTCC from Streptomyces sp. QL37 harbors:
- a CDS encoding serine hydrolase, whose protein sequence is MPRHRTRRPALSGLVSAAVVLLAGSAAGGAYLVAHSPDDAHAAVAAVSSAPSPPATAGRSEESEVDLDAELAEALAPLADGADMSVAVLDTESGARAVYGDGAYDAASIVKVDILAALLLKAQDEDRELNGAEQAYAEAMIRRSDNTSATELLKVIGGEEALDAANQRLGLTGTEAAHAWGLTQTTAADQVRLLEAVSGADSELSAASRAYVTELMGQVEADQRWGVSAAGTDAVLKNGWMPRTTTGLWDVNSIGRVESGGHTVLVAVLSRGHATKEAGIALVESVAKAAVGVTGAVAGPG
- a CDS encoding SseB family protein, whose product is MALKNIPDPGFSDDDGTASPELTAALAAWADDRTAIGPVLAALRGARLLVPVVAVLGEVEEDENGLRREKTSDMAVPTLQAGDRRALPAFTSTASLARWDPQARPVAVPLHQALQAAAHEKADTVVLDLAGPVAFELTGPALLALAENRTSTDPLDDPAVVAAVRDAVAAEPAVLRAHLGPGRADGTLALVLSPDAVVGDAARRVADALSASEVLRARLVRGIDLALLPADADAPGEPLFSR
- the mycP gene encoding type VII secretion-associated serine protease mycosin, translated to MTRPRRLRALAAVATATAFALLPAVPARADAIRDQQWGLEALHTGTAWQTTKGKGITVAVLDTGVDDDHPDLAGQVLPGKDLIGFGAEPGDRSWALHGTAMAGIIAGRGNGPGREDGVLGVAPEAKILPVRVILESGDPSRAKARESRGTALADGIRWAADHGADVINLSLGDDSESAHPEPGEDAAVQYALGKGVAVVASAGNSGEKGDRISYPAAYPGVIAAAAVDEYGTHAAFSTRRWYATVSAPGVDIVVANPDRHYYIEWGTSAASAFVSGAVALVRAAHPGLSPAQIKTLITDTAGNAPSGGRDDARGYGMVDPAAAIEAGAKLRPEELSARSAKAGYRKEYFGSGPAPQGGDRDPAGWLAPAAGGLGAVLLALAVVLWRGRGAGGRAASPVHDPFPTRPLR
- the infC gene encoding translation initiation factor IF-3 produces the protein MRRYAAVRQAVAWCYRGGSISAEPRINDRIRVPEVRLVGPSGEQVGIVPLAKALELAQEYDLDLVEVAATARPPVCKLMDYGKFKYESAMKAREARKNQAHTVIKEMKLRPKIDPHDYDTKKGHVVRFLKQGDKVKITIMFRGREQSRPELGFRLLQRLASDVEDLGFIESNPKQDGRNMIMVLGPHKKKTEAMAEAREAQAARKAERQGSTPDAESEGDTAEAPAAAAEAPAETPSEA
- a CDS encoding DUF1844 domain-containing protein, which codes for MSDATTPSTENPGFDDMARDIAEVPAVEVIVTVAVNLMSAAAVKLGLTEEGEQHKDLDEARKLVHALAGLLDASATEISTFHASPLRDGLKSLQLAFREASLVPDEPGRGPGEKYTGPVYG